From a single Granulicella aggregans genomic region:
- a CDS encoding M20/M25/M40 family metallo-hydrolase — protein MLGTPEILRTLVGIESVSSLSNAPLLDEIQSLLEPRGWFIQRFPYIATDGLEKANLLAIPSRFKDALPDVELLFVCHTDTVPFRREWAAATNLTEQDGFLHGCGSCDVKGSLAALISAALQVDTASMKSPVAFAFTAEEEIGCIGATKLAASGAIRPRNVIVCEPTSLHPATAGKGYALAEVNIRGREAHSAFPYRGASAVNAAASFIVKLEHLQKQPAASSDARFTPPVTTFNVGVLNGGTAKNIVAGACSFLVEWRPIPSEDPALGGFILKDIASALSSEHPGCEIEVKVLRTDAGFANPASDLLGATLCRLLNRTEIGISFGSEAARFAAIAQSVVVVGPGDMETAHSERERVPIDELEEWTGIIKHLLLQGLN, from the coding sequence GTGCTTGGGACTCCTGAAATTTTACGCACCCTGGTCGGCATCGAAAGCGTCTCGTCGCTTTCGAATGCTCCACTGCTCGACGAGATTCAATCACTGCTGGAACCCCGTGGATGGTTCATCCAGCGCTTTCCGTACATCGCGACGGATGGTCTTGAGAAGGCAAATCTCCTTGCCATTCCAAGCCGCTTCAAGGACGCGCTGCCCGACGTCGAACTGCTCTTCGTGTGTCATACGGACACCGTTCCGTTTCGGCGCGAATGGGCCGCCGCCACAAACCTGACGGAACAGGACGGCTTCCTTCATGGCTGCGGATCGTGCGATGTAAAAGGCTCACTGGCCGCGCTCATCTCCGCCGCGCTCCAGGTCGATACAGCGTCCATGAAGTCTCCCGTGGCCTTCGCCTTTACCGCGGAAGAAGAGATCGGCTGCATCGGCGCAACGAAGCTCGCGGCCAGTGGGGCGATCCGTCCGCGCAACGTCATCGTATGTGAACCTACGTCGCTTCATCCTGCGACGGCAGGGAAGGGATATGCATTGGCGGAGGTCAACATCCGCGGACGTGAAGCGCATAGCGCCTTTCCGTATCGCGGAGCCTCCGCCGTCAACGCGGCCGCGAGCTTCATCGTCAAGCTAGAGCACCTGCAGAAACAGCCTGCGGCCAGCAGCGATGCTCGTTTCACGCCGCCTGTTACCACCTTCAATGTTGGCGTCCTTAACGGTGGCACGGCGAAGAACATTGTTGCAGGCGCATGTAGCTTTCTTGTCGAGTGGCGTCCCATTCCCAGTGAAGATCCCGCGCTCGGTGGCTTCATTTTGAAAGACATCGCATCGGCTCTCTCAAGCGAACATCCCGGGTGCGAGATTGAAGTGAAGGTGCTACGTACGGATGCTGGATTTGCAAACCCCGCGTCCGATTTACTTGGAGCGACTCTATGCCGCCTGCTTAATCGCACAGAGATAGGGATCTCGTTTGGCTCTGAGGCTGCGCGCTTCGCCGCAATCGCGCAGTCGGTTGTGGTCGTAGGCCCGGGGGATATGGAGACAGCGCACAGCGAACGTGAGCGCGTCCCCATAGACGAACTTGAAGAATGGACCGGCATCATCAAGCACCTTTTGCTGCAAGGCCTCAATTGA
- the hutH gene encoding histidine ammonia-lyase has product MIQLDGMSFSVDEVVAIAYGRDQVSIAPAALERMSVSRRFVEEAMLSTQPVYALNTGVGLLANIALGHAEIEEMQINLVRSHCCGVGDPLPHEVVRGLMAIRANVLAKGVSGIRPVIAERICDLLNCGITPVIPSRGSVGASGDLAPLAHMALALIGEGDVEYEGEVRPASECLVLAGLEPLQLQAKEGISLLNGTQAMLSIGCLQLKEIETLFVAAQTSAAITMEALRGTPVPFDPRLHKVRPHPGQMHSAQHMRSLLADSPIPRTQGVNRKIQDAYCLRCIPQVHGAAWDTLREARRVFEIELNSATDNPLVFEEDILSGGNFHGAPLALNLDYLAIAICQIAGISERRTERLLNPTLNEGLPAFLASAPGIESGLMIAQVTAAGLYAEMRVLATPASTGSLPTSGNQEDFVSMGMTSALKLEQSVKLARMIVAIELMAATRALDFREDSDTTPLLQEAIRRFREHVPGWSKDCVLSTRMTSAEKFIASGLLNNIEVQASVAA; this is encoded by the coding sequence ATGATCCAGTTAGATGGAATGAGCTTCAGCGTTGATGAAGTTGTTGCAATTGCCTATGGCCGCGACCAGGTTTCAATTGCTCCCGCCGCACTTGAGCGCATGTCGGTTTCGCGCCGCTTTGTGGAAGAGGCGATGCTGAGCACGCAGCCTGTCTATGCGTTGAACACCGGCGTGGGCCTGCTCGCAAACATCGCGCTGGGTCATGCAGAGATCGAAGAGATGCAGATCAATCTTGTGCGCTCGCACTGCTGCGGCGTCGGCGACCCGCTGCCGCACGAGGTGGTTCGCGGACTGATGGCGATCCGCGCGAATGTGCTCGCCAAGGGAGTCTCGGGCATCCGCCCGGTCATCGCGGAGAGAATCTGCGATCTGCTGAACTGCGGCATTACGCCTGTGATTCCATCGCGCGGAAGCGTAGGTGCGAGCGGCGATCTCGCTCCTCTTGCGCACATGGCGCTGGCTCTTATCGGCGAAGGCGACGTTGAGTATGAGGGTGAGGTTCGTCCCGCATCGGAGTGCCTGGTGCTCGCGGGCCTCGAGCCATTGCAGCTTCAGGCCAAGGAGGGTATCTCGCTGCTGAACGGCACGCAGGCGATGCTTTCGATTGGCTGCCTGCAGTTGAAAGAGATTGAAACGCTCTTCGTCGCCGCGCAGACATCGGCTGCCATCACGATGGAAGCGCTGCGCGGCACTCCGGTTCCGTTTGATCCGCGGCTGCACAAGGTGCGTCCGCATCCAGGCCAGATGCACAGCGCGCAGCACATGCGCTCGTTGCTTGCCGATAGCCCCATCCCGCGCACGCAGGGCGTGAACCGGAAGATTCAGGATGCCTACTGCCTGCGCTGCATTCCGCAGGTGCATGGTGCCGCGTGGGACACGCTGCGCGAAGCTCGCCGCGTCTTCGAGATCGAGTTGAACAGCGCCACCGACAATCCGCTGGTCTTCGAAGAAGACATTCTCTCCGGTGGCAACTTTCATGGCGCTCCGCTTGCGCTGAATCTCGACTACCTTGCGATCGCGATCTGCCAGATTGCGGGCATATCCGAGCGCCGTACCGAACGCCTGCTGAATCCAACGCTGAACGAAGGGCTTCCGGCGTTCCTCGCATCGGCACCGGGCATTGAGTCCGGCCTGATGATCGCGCAGGTCACCGCCGCCGGTCTTTATGCGGAGATGCGCGTGCTGGCCACGCCGGCGTCAACGGGATCGCTGCCGACCAGCGGCAACCAGGAAGACTTTGTGAGCATGGGCATGACCTCCGCGCTGAAGCTGGAGCAGTCGGTCAAGCTCGCTCGCATGATCGTCGCTATCGAGCTGATGGCGGCAACGCGTGCGCTCGACTTCCGCGAAGACAGCGATACTACCCCCCTATTGCAGGAGGCGATACGCCGCTTCCGTGAGCACGTGCCAGGCTGGTCGAAGGACTGCGTTCTCTCCACCCGCATGACGAGTGCGGAGAAGTTCATCGCCTCGGGATTGTTGAACAATATTGAGGTGCAGGCTTCCGTAGCTGCATGA
- the hutF gene encoding formimidoylglutamate deiminase, which yields MPTLYRPELLYLEGAFQSGIGLLVGDDGAILNIGADISPEGATVVGMAGRAMLPGLVNGHSHTFQRLIRGVAEHRGVNGDDFWAWRNTMYRAASRLTPEELYDVARMAFLEMAFTGITAVGEFHYLHRQTDGTAYDDPNLLSKAVIDAARSVGLRICLLRVAYSRAGYQLPPNPGQARFYETNVEYINSMERLAADIQGFDPTVSFGVAPHSIRAVTIDEVRRISEWAQSRGLPIHMHMAEQTAELDACVREYGYTPVKLMAEKRLLTSSTTLVHAIHVTSEEIAHLARAGTTICSCPTTERNLGDGIIDADQACAAGIPFSFGTDSQANINLLEDARELDYHLRLKRQRRLLLDGIHGEEIAQRLFGYATTGGAKSLGMNTGELKAGLPADFFTVDLKDLSIAGATAGELLSTIVFGSERTAVCDVVSNGRVLVANRQSPLTEEIVTRYTAVARRLSSLPA from the coding sequence ATGCCGACACTCTATCGCCCCGAACTTCTCTACCTGGAAGGAGCCTTCCAAAGCGGGATAGGGCTGCTCGTGGGAGACGATGGCGCGATCCTCAACATAGGCGCGGACATCTCCCCCGAAGGTGCAACGGTCGTCGGCATGGCCGGACGGGCGATGCTGCCGGGCCTCGTCAACGGCCACTCGCACACGTTTCAGCGGCTCATTCGTGGCGTTGCGGAACATCGCGGAGTCAATGGCGACGACTTCTGGGCTTGGCGGAATACGATGTACCGCGCTGCATCGCGGCTCACCCCCGAAGAACTCTACGATGTTGCCCGCATGGCCTTCCTCGAGATGGCGTTCACGGGGATTACGGCAGTCGGCGAGTTCCACTACCTCCATCGCCAGACCGACGGCACGGCCTATGATGATCCCAATCTGCTCTCCAAGGCTGTCATCGACGCAGCGCGCTCGGTCGGTCTGCGCATCTGCCTGCTTCGTGTCGCTTACTCGCGCGCGGGATATCAACTGCCTCCAAACCCAGGCCAGGCGCGGTTCTATGAGACCAACGTCGAATACATCAACAGCATGGAGCGACTCGCCGCGGACATCCAGGGCTTTGATCCGACGGTGAGCTTCGGTGTTGCTCCGCACAGCATACGCGCGGTCACGATCGACGAAGTGAGGCGCATTAGCGAATGGGCGCAGTCGCGCGGCTTGCCCATCCACATGCACATGGCAGAACAGACTGCCGAGCTGGACGCGTGTGTGCGTGAGTATGGCTATACGCCTGTGAAGCTGATGGCGGAGAAACGCCTGCTCACAAGCAGCACCACACTCGTTCACGCGATCCATGTGACCTCCGAAGAGATCGCGCATCTCGCACGTGCGGGTACCACGATCTGCTCCTGTCCGACGACCGAGCGCAATCTCGGCGACGGCATCATCGATGCAGACCAGGCGTGCGCCGCCGGGATTCCATTCTCTTTCGGCACGGACAGCCAGGCGAACATCAATCTGCTTGAGGATGCGCGTGAGCTTGACTACCACCTCCGCCTGAAGCGTCAGCGCCGGCTACTTCTTGATGGCATCCACGGCGAAGAGATTGCCCAGCGGCTGTTCGGCTATGCGACAACTGGTGGCGCGAAGAGTCTCGGCATGAATACGGGGGAACTGAAGGCTGGCCTCCCCGCGGACTTTTTCACCGTCGACCTCAAAGATCTTTCGATTGCCGGAGCGACGGCTGGCGAATTGCTTTCGACCATCGTCTTCGGCTCTGAGCGGACCGCGGTCTGCGATGTCGTAAGCAACGGACGTGTTCTTGTGGCAAACAGACAAAGCCCTCTAACCGAAGAAATTGTCACTCGTTACACCGCAGTTGCTCGTCGGCTCTCGTCTCTGCCAGCGTAA